A stretch of DNA from Oryza brachyantha chromosome 4, ObraRS2, whole genome shotgun sequence:
AGGTTACAGTTGGAATGCTTGGTTGCGGTTTGCAAGACAACTGGCTAGCCCACCTAACCTGTTGCAtttgataattaaataagatatataCATGCCCGCCCGAATTAATTCATTCATTTTCCACTCTCCCGcattttcgcttctgcttatgcttataagctaaaattttatttttaaccttaaacttGGAGCTGATTCTGGGgctttttcattgtagtttattttttatcttaacttttagatcactaagaatacatatgtaaaagttttattcatatttttttttgcaaatatattgtttagttttttttttccaaacaccCACCCATTTCTTTTCCTGGGCCGGCAGTTGTATCATGCTTGCAAAAAGTTGCGACTCCTCCAGCCAACTGCCGGGCCCCGCATATTATCTTCGCCATCTTGTTCATCGCAGGAGCTCTGACGCCGCCTGATATATCGAGGCGGGGTGACACAATTATATATGCGGCGGTGTTGGTGCTATATATTATATCTAGCTCCTGTGATGGTGGTGATGGTTCACGCGATCGGTCTGGGTTCAGCCAGACCTCCGTCTCTCCTCTAGTACCTGTAAGAAAGGGACGCACAAGTGTCGTGGACCGATCGAATCCGCTCGTGTCAACCGGCCGGCacgaggaaaaaagaaaaggcagagGGCGTATCCGGAGCCCGTTGCGcgcgttgattttttttggacctCTCGTGCTCGCTAAAGCGGGGGACAGGTAGGAAGAGAGGCAGAACGCTCGACAATATGTGTTCTTGGTAAATTGTGTTTGCGTGCATGGAATCTCAGGCGCATTAGAGCTAGAGCGAGTTCTAACactatagccaactactggctccaattcatataatagttgtaGGATCATAAGAATCTTTCCCACcccaaaagctagccattAAGGTGAGGGGTTCCCCCACTTATATCTTAGTTCATTTATCCTTCCACAACCAATATGAGACTATTTAACAATCTCCTCCTTCACACATTGGTGTCTCTCAACCCTTCACCGTATACGGGCCCCAACACACCCACGGTCCCCAACACGCCCACGGTCTCTCAGGTATACGGGTCCCACAGACATCTACGGTCCATTAGGCCTTTACACACTGTGTCCATCGGACCAGAGATGTTAAATTAGCCAGACTCTGTTACCAATTGTAGGATCATAATGTGTCTTTCCCACCCTAAAAGCTAGCCATTAAGGTGAGAGACTCCCTCACTTATATCTTAGGTCATTTGGCCTTCCACAACTAATATGGGACTATTCAACAGAAAACTTATATGTAAATGATATCTAATTTTGGGTCAGTACTGCAAAAGAGTTGAGTCCAATACATATACTTCAGGTTTTTAGAGATAATGCAATAGCATTGTAGCCTTTGCTTAATGGACTATAACTAATTATTACAAAGTCCACACATAAACAAACTTAGTACACACGTATATAATGGTAAAGAAAAACCCAAACTTAAAAGACATCaacacaaataataaaaaaccctCAATTACTTAATTCTATTTGAGAATCTCCATCTGAAATTAGTAAAAAGGTGCATAATCATCGACTCAAGTTTACAACCTGCATTATTAATTAGCTTGATATTATCATCCTGCCTCAGGTTAATTAGGTAATTTAACTCTTTAATCGTAGATTTGTAGTGCGTCAAAGTCACACGAGTTCtacacaaaacaaacaaaagatcATACGGAGTAGATACATTGACACGCGATCTTGCTAATTCTTAAAAGTACCCTGATCAGTACTTGTTAGTGGTGAACTATTTGTCGGCAGGTGTAATTAATTCAACGATGACTTTAACCATGTTCTAGTGACACTTTTTAATGATATGATCGAAATCTGCACCTCTTAATTGGGTGCGTAAACATTTGCTACCCATGACCATGATCGATCATCATTGTTAGAATCTACAGCATCTTTGTGCATCTATCCATCAATCAGTCAATCAATCGTCCtgatctgtgtttttaaatcctcgcactagattcatccagAAAAGTGATTATCTGTTTAGCAAATAGGAAGTGATCTATTAACTACATACtacctttattttatattacataGATGTCTGATCCTTTCTAAATCACCAACAAaccattaaaatattttatatcagtattttttattatcctcGAAAAAGTACTGAGAGGTAGCATCTCTATTTACCTTGTAccttaaattattaaaattttaaggatAACTTTTGGTATATAGAAttctcaaaaataataaaacgtttattttatatatatatgttcagatagattgattaatatttatataaatacttatgaCATAAACACAGTAAACAAATACTACCtcagtttcataatataagatgtttgacttttttgttgcaatgtttgactgttcgtcttattaaaaatttagtacaattataaaaaatgataagtcatgcttaaattcttttgataataaattaagtcacaagcaaaataaataatattttcataattttttaaataagataaataatcaaacattatatgaaaaaaagttaaacatcttatgttATAGAGTACCATTCTGTGGTCGAAAAGTTACCGCTCATATTTTGTTGCGGAATTTTCGCTGGGTGGAGCACTAATAAAGTAGAAAGGTAAATATCTGGCACCTATAACATTAAattcccaacccaatgactaggatgatatccataatattaaataagttgtcatctaggataaaagatgatgtggcaagtgaataaatgaggaaagagaatgaaaccatgtcttgcatgagacttggtttctacacaatatttaagatattatgtgagataagtagcattaaattaaagtatgaaatagtggtgtttgcattggaaaagtagtgtctagtactaatgtggagtttataaaaactacatctagtgatatgggttgggaatgcaCTATCAACCTTTAATTCGTGGACATACCTTTATTTTCtgcttgtttttattttttcgagAATGCCAGCGCTCCTGCTATCGTTGCAGAACCTTTGAACTGCATTCGTATGTCTCCATTTAGTGAAAGGATCAGACTCCAAGATGGCAATGGAGACTCAAAACATAAAACTCGGTCGGAAATTATCCCATCTGAAACTACTTGGCACGAGGTGAACTAAACATAACTAGGATCGCTACGTTACTTACTGTGAAACCTGTCTATTTGGATTTAGTATTTAACACGGGTGTTCATATttgtgattaattattttttatgcactATACCACATGCATGGTATGCGACGTACACATAACAAAGAGACTACGCGGTGACTTCGGTAATCTtaacaacttttttaatagTAGATGTTTATTTTGGTCTTTGTATAAAAATCTGTAATCAATTATTACAAAGATCGCAAGTCGAACGGTTGAGAATTACACAATCATAGCGTTTTAAAACAAGAAAGCCAGCTAAGATAATAGCCTATAAAGACATATTACAATGTCATCTATAGTTGATAAGAAATTGCATAGTTGTTGTTTCTCCTGTGGCTTCAATCACATGTAGTCCTTGTATTTCTCAAATCAGGAAACATGATCTTTGTAATCGGTGATACACTAGCCAATTGAGTTTTGCTCACATACTCTCGCTGATGATTGATGTTAATCCAAACTAGAAGATAATGTTCTCTAATCATATCTTGCCACCGGGATGACCATTGAAGCCGATCAACCGAGATGTCGCGCCAATAAGGAACCTCTAATACGATTCCTCCAAGAAGATCATGATATTTATGATGGTGATGTTGTGTTGTTATTCCAAACATCCGAAATTAGATTTTCACCTAGAAAGTCTATCTGAGACATGAAGGCATTGCCTCCAGAAAGATAGGTGATATATATCCATAATGTCACTGATATCAATCGAACGCGGTTGAAGTGTTTAGGTCTGGTCACCCAATCCACGCTATCATTGAAGTCCTAGTGTCAACATTGATCCACACTATCATTTCTATtgttatcttatatttttatattgcttCCATTCTATATATTGATTTCATTGTTTCATTTGTTTGTGTAGTATTTGGGTTAACAGCTAGGTACTTGCATTGTTTCACATAATAAGTTTTAACTTCCTCTCTCAAATTCTATTAGGAAgatgaagttattttaaataaagaaagtatattttattcttgcagCGGTAAGTTATGGGAAAATATTGTATGGAAAAACGTTTGTACTGTACAGGTGGGGTGGCAAAACCCAACAACTTCAAGACTTTATATCCGTTGTTGTCACTTCTCTTCCATGAAGATGAGCCACTCATTGCGTGGCTATCTCCGTAAGCTAGGTACAAACTATTCAgattatttttgaaacaatAGTTTAAAtggaaaatcataaaaataagttcGACAGGATATGGGCCTATTGGACGGGGGAGCTCGACAGGTCTCGCACCGGTATATCTTATAGTCCAATAGGGTCATGTCGTTCGTTCTGTATTCAATCGGGGCACTACCGACCACACAAAGTTTAACATGGctctattttcaatattttttctcacCGACGTATATGCTAATTGCATACAGAAACAATTCATGAAATGAGACTAAAAACCATTATTTTCGACAGAATGTAAATAATGTAGACTCAGGGACGACGACCCCCACCTCGGAAAGCCAGCGACCTGCCGTCCGCTGCGTACCGACCTGGGCAGCTGTCCAGCTGAGGTAGCTCAGGTTCATGCATGCAGATTGAGATGCTGCACTGCACGGCACTGAGATGAGAAGTCACCGGCCGTGCTTGACCCAGATGCCGCCAGGACAAAAAGTTTCAAGTGCATGCAGGTGTCCGGCGCAAGCGCAACGAATGCTTGCTAGCAAACGGAGCACGGTGCCAACCATTGGCTAGCTCCTACCGTTGGCTTCCGTGGGGGCACCGTGCTCACGGCCCCCTGCCCTGCTCCCCCCCGGGCGCACCGCCGCATCACCGGCAGGGCCCTCTCTGCAACACGGGTTGCCGCAGCAGTACGTACCCCCgcccggcgcgcgcgcggggctgCCTGTGCCCCCGTCCTTGGTGGCGTGATGCCGTCGTATCCCCCGGCCAACCAACCACGTATACTGATCCCGATCCAGATGGACACGTTCTGCTCACCGGACACAAAACATGAGGGCCACGCACGGCTGCAGCTGCACGCAACGATGTAGACCGGCCCCCTCCAGTTAGCCTGCGGGTTCGccctgtcgtcgccgtgccgatCTCGGTGGGGCGTGCaccggccggcgcgcgcgcgtcccCGCGACGGTgaccccggccggccggctggtgACCAGTTCGGGAACAGGACGGATCGATCAGTTTGTTTATAGACTAATACTCCTGTGTGTCCATCCAACATGTGGAGCCCTCGCGGAGAAGTGTTGGGAGGGAAACGAATAATCTTGCTGCCGACGAGCTGCACTCCATATCGCAGCATGCATGTCTGGACTCTGGAGACCTTTGCTAGCTGCTGTTGGAACAGAGCACTAACTCACGCCGCTAAAAGAACATCACGGTACGTCAGCGCCATCCTTCAGCAGACGACAGTAACGTTTTGAAACAAAAggtgttttatttaaaatttgtgggAATTGAATCGGTTCGTATAAAAGCATTGTGAAATTCCCACCCGCCAGCTCTTAGGTGGTTAAGTTCTAATCTATCACGAATTTCACATGAAAACACACTCAACAAATCGTAGAATAGGTAGAGATGATATAAGGGCATTCTTTATCCGCAAATTTGGATTCAGATTTAGTTTGACATCCTACAGAAAGCACCGATTACAAATGTTAGAATAGGTGTTAAACGTATCAATCCTAGTAGGTTATGAGTAGACTTagagttttatttagatggtAGCGGTAGAATTAGCATCAGATTATGTAACCCTGCAACCCTTTAATTATGGAGGGATGAGTGACGACAATGTGACACGGGCACATGGGGAGAAGATGACTACAATGCCACATACTTGTAGCGGCTACGTGTGCTACGTTGATTTTGGAGAGGAGCTCCTTGAATCAGTGTCTGGGGGATGTTTGGCTTTGATTGGAACTCACTAACAAATATTATGTGTTTATATGTCATTATCTAGTGTCTGAGTTGATTTACGGATAATAAGATCAGAATGAGTCGTCATTTTGCAATATCAACTAAGTTTTATAGCAACAAGTGGCATCATTCTGGAGCAATTTTCTGGACCAAAGTGTGGTTTGTTTCATTGTGATGGAAAATTGGCAGTTGTGTATGTGTTGAATTGtgtatatttttgtacttttgtgGTGGTTCATTTGTGCGTGCAGGTGTTCGAAGTCAATCATGCTTGACCGTGGATTAGGACTTAACTCAAGAGGAGTTGAGATCTGTAACGATCAGGATACATGTGATATGATTAAATTCAAAGATGGTGTATGGTGGATGGACACTGTGAAGGAGAAGAATGTGCGACCGATTCCAATGTGTGGAATTACCGGGTTCACAAAGTagtaatatgtaaatatatatctacaactattattataaaatattataaaagtgtGCAGTGCTTCTGTCAGTCCATCAAATCCGAAACTGGGTGTTAATCTGAGTTGCAAtactaaggccctgtttagatggactaaatttttagccctatatcatatcggatgtttggacactaatttaaagtattaaacatagactaataaaaaaaataattttataaatgagagctaatctgcgaaatgaattttttgagcctaattaatccataattagtaaatatttactgtagcatcatataaactaattatggattaattaggctcatcagattcgtctcgcgaattagtccaaaattatagatgaattttattaataatctacgttactgtttataataagtgtctaaacatccggtGCGACTATTTTAGTCCtcggaaacaaacacccccgaGAATCTTTCGTAGCTCAGCGGAGAAGGCATCGCTGGGTTCGATCCTTGCGGGCGCATActtaattttctttctcttttattatttgccagtgcattttttttacttatttattttttgcctTTCATCtgtaatacaaatatacaattatgtctattttttttatcttttacctGCCAATGTAGTTTTGgtttatatcttttttaacttttagatacaATACAAATCTATAATCAGTAAAGTGAGAACAcaattaacttttattttttaaagaaatccaagtaaaaaacaaaattaataataagaatgtatttttgatttatttcctttttgacttttatatctaatatAAATCACGatcatgtttgatttttttgtcttttatctttcattgtagttttaatttattttttatcttttacatCCAACACAAATCTACCATCAGTAAAGTAAATTAAAATGAGAACAATGTTGTATGTTGGCCACACTTTATTATTACTGACTCaatatgtaatttgtttttaaaaattattttaaatatttattttaatttacataataaaaacttatttGATCCAGTATAACgatgagtatttttttttctagtatatatatatataagggaaTAAAATAAGGAGAGGAGCAGTAAATCCACCCACTCTTGGCCCAGGCAGCTCGGCTGTGCCGGGCCCGGCACGCAAGGAGGCAGGCCGAGCGAGGTGTGGCCCATGCGGGTGGGGCAACGGCCCAGGAGGGAGCCCAGCGCGCCGGAGCGGAAGCAGACCGGCCCACGCGGCCTGGAGGAAGGCCGACGGCCTGGTCAACCGATAAGCGGGCGTGTAGGTTGTGTGCCACACTGGATCCGGGAGGGCCACGTGGCACATTTTTCTTGGACCGCCTGGAAGTGTAACCACGAAGCTGTGAGCCACAGACTGTGCATTTGCAGTATGGCAGTAGGCCTCGCGCCAGCGTCTCACTCTCAGAGGACTATAAACTAgctaagcatattttaaaaagacaaaagagaagagaggaagaatatgAGTTACTCATTTTTAGTCAGCTACACATAGGCTTTaagacaatatatatgtatgatatataggaccatgtattaatattttatagatcactattatataaattagctattaaattaactattaataaattaaagctAATAATTAGCTATACCGTTGAACTTGCTCCGAATTTTTATGCACATAGTTTCGTCACAGTTCAACATGGAATTTTTATGCACACGGCTTTGGGTTTGGGGTTTTTGACTGAACGTGTCAAGCGTCGACGTGACCTACCTTATCGGGACTACTGGCTGTGCGGTGCACACCTCGCGTCGCGCCGGTGCCATACAAGATTACGCACTGCCGCTGCCATGGCAATGCAACTCGCCGTCCAAGCACTGGCCGCAATCCTCCTCTTCGGCGCCCAGAGCAAACGCGCGACGACACCGCCCGGCGACGCCCGCCGGAGGCCAGCCGCAGCCACGggcaggcggcggctggcggcggcgctcctcgcgtctcagctgctgctgcccgcgccggcggcacGCGCCGGGGCGTTCGACCTGAGGATCACCGTGCCAGAGCAGTCCAGagaggaggccgaggccgtGGTGAAGGTCCACGCGAGGAACCTGGTGCGCGTCAAGGGGCTCATCGACGCCAGGTCGTGGAGGGAGCTGCAGTCGGCGCTCCGGTCCAGCGCCTCCAACCTCAAGCAGGACCTCTACGCCATCATCCAGGCGAGCCCGGCGAGCCAGCGGCCGGAGCTCCGGAGGCTCTACTCCGACCTCTTCAACAGCGTGACCAGGGTAACGACCAAAACACACAAATCAACGTGTCTACCCCACAGTAGAACAGGGTGTGCTAATCGTGTTCTTGTTTTGCATTTGCAGCTAGACTATGCGGCCAGAGACAAGGATGAGCTCCAGGTTCAGGAATACTACAGCAACATAATCACAAGCCTCGAAGAGATATTTTCCAAAATCATGTAGTGGCTGTCAATTCAATGCTCGTTTAGGATGCATAGAGAGGCTGAGAGATTAGCTGGATGAAACTAGGCACTTGGATTGTATTTACACAAAGGGAACAGTAAAATGTTAACGGGCAAAAAGgctttgttttcctcttttgcTAAGCTTAGCaaatagctagctagtactTATTAACTGAGTTCCTATCCTACATCTTCTATTCACTATACTGACCGGAGAAATCGAAAGAAGAAATAGCAATATGTGCAGGTGCACCAAGACGAGCAAAACTGAAGTTTCCTGAAAAATATTACTGTTCAGCCACCAATCTTACAGGCTTGTCGCTGGCAAGGGGCGTTCAACCAATGTCAGTGGAGGCCGAGCAGCAGACTGGTTACAGTTACCTCCCCTTCGCCTTCTGATAGAGAAAGCAGGATCCTTGGTAGTTCTATTCATCAGTCATCACCATCTGACAGCAGTAATTCCCAAATATTTCATTCTGAGGggagtttaaattttgcttcATGTGCAACCTCTTGTCAGTGACTTACCATCTCGGTTCCTCCTTCAAATGGCTGCCTCCAAGAAATTGTGGCTGAGATTGAAAGGAAATGAAATTATTAGGTAGAACGAATTTATCATACTCCAACCCGGCAAAATTTATCATACTGTGCCGTCAAACAGTCACAGGGCCTTTTTAAGTACTTACCATTGTAAGACCAGGAAGTACGAAGCTAGCAAGATTTTCATTCACTGAGACGGGCAACGGAGGCATCTTACTCATTATCCCAGGCATTTGGTTCATGCTGTTTATAGAAGAAGCACAATTAGAGAGTGAATCTACACTGCAAGCACAACTCCAAAAATCTGTGCGCGTGGGGGTGGGGATATGTTTACGTCTGTAGAAGACCATTGATGTTCCTTCTTGCTCGATGGAAGAGCTCCATGTTATTTTGCGGctggaagaaagaagaaagggTAGTTGGAATGAAATCGATGCTTCAAAAATAACTGTCCAGATGAAGGCTAACTTCAAACTAGGCATGAATTAACGAGAAATATGTTTACAATGGTTTTACAAAGCATCTTCATAATGATTGATGCACCTCCACGATATAGAGTTTCATGAACACAACCTAGAAGAATTGGAATGACGAATAAACGAACACCATTCTTTGTAGAAGACAGATATATACCTACCTGACATGCTAGCATATTTGCTTCTATCTGATTAAGAAGTCGATCATTTTGTACTAGCAGTTGCTGCATTGCACGATCTATTTCAGTGGCTGCATGGTAGAAAAACATTCACATGGTCAAATATGGAAAAATATGTgcaaggaaataaaaaaatcattggcTTAACCTATTCAAATGCCATAACTTATGAATCTTTCCATCAGCGCATAAttctaatatattgtttaaattTCATCTTCTTATTCGTCAGAAATTGGTTCCACCAGAGTTGGACCATGGCAGATGGTATACATTCTAGAAAAATGGACCTGATACTCAAGTGACCTACCAACCTCCAGTTTGAAATTGGCTGTTTTGAATGGCATTATGTGGCACAAATGAAGATACTCTTGTGTCCGTCTGAACTGGATGATTGGTACCCCATAAGGAAGGCTCGGCTATTTTACCCTGAGAAATTACCATTAGTACAGCAGTCAAAAACATGTGCATGAAGTACAAAATGCCTGGGGCTAAATAGTTAGgtatgttgtttgttttgtacatttagtttgatttatttaatttgttgtatATGTCCTCCCATTCAATACTTCTCTTTTTGATAAATCAGCTAAAATAACTGTAAGTTCTTCAAATAGGACCAATAGTTAATATTTTGGAACCATAGGGACCAATACCGGTTCCAAACCACCAGCAATGTTAatacctttctttctttcaccTTTCTTCCAACATGATGTTCTTCAGACTTCCGTCTCCTtgaattttctcttttctatgAGAGAATCAAAtcattattgttattagaaaTAGAATAAAAGAAACTACTAACTCAGCTAGAAAAATACTCACACACGCTTGAATCTTAAACATATATAGCCATATTCTGGGCTCGTTCGCAGGAGGGGGTGCGAAACAGTACAATCAGTACACGCAAACTAATAAAAGCTActaacatatgattaattaaatattagctattaaaattttaaaaaaaagattaatataattttttacaataattttcgtataaatttttttagcaaaaaatacccagtttagcagttcgaaaaacgtgcacgtaaaaaaagaagggaagtTGAACTCAACAGTGACTCGCGAACGAGCCCTCTTAATATAACATTGAAGAATACAAAGCCCATTTTGATTCATCGCACTGAATCACAGAGGGGCCACAACTTTACTTCTGTACAGTATCAGACAACAATTCAGGCAATTGCCTAGTCATCTGTTGTAACTAATAATATGGTGGGTCAAAAAGATggatcagtaaaaaaaatatatgcatttttttaaaaaaatgatataaggCTGTGTTGTCTATTAATCtaccttttttcccttttgggCAATACAACTGTATATCAACATAATAACAGCCCAAAAGGAGAAATAGATTGCCAGCTAATGTCTAAATATGATTATGGTCCAAAATGTGCAAGTATCACATTTAtgtacataaacattaaaagtAAGTGTATCTATCACTCGTTctaatatatgcataaatgAGAATAAGTGCATCTCTCACAAATATTAGTATGAGGTGTGATACAGGTTTAGCatgttgataaaaaaaactgctcAAGGAGGGATATTGTCTACCTGAACGGTTGTACCTAACGAATTTGTCAATTATGTAAAAAGCACACCTCAAACAGAAGATATCCTTGTAAATGGGAAATGGATTTTCTGATCCACTGCAACTTACAGAGTATGTACGATAGAAATTGCTTACCCCTAGCCACTGACACTTCATAGCAACATCTCTCACAGTCTTGGTAGGTAATGAAGCTGCTATCTTTATATACTTCATGATGCCTTGTTCATTTACATATCTGTGTGTATTCATCATTGGTACCCCCAAAGAGAACAAAGTAAAGGACACACACATGAGGGATGGCAcagtgaataaaaaaacatggaccAGGAAAATTTATTCCAACTTCAACCAATAGAACAGTAAAACCTCTATCAATTTGAATAACACGGATATAAGATAAATTTCAACAATATAGACTTCATGCTGTGTTGCATAATTGCACGTGAGGGCAGTAATGTAAGTGGAAGTAGCTTACTTCTGGAGGCCATCTTTCAGCACATCAAGCTCAAGATGTGTCCAATCAGCAGCCAGGGGCCCTCCATATTTGAGGTTCTGCCCTGGATCAGCA
This window harbors:
- the LOC102712161 gene encoding psbQ-like protein 3, chloroplastic — encoded protein: MAMQLAVQALAAILLFGAQSKRATTPPGDARRRPAAATGRRRLAAALLASQLLLPAPAARAGAFDLRITVPEQSREEAEAVVKVHARNLVRVKGLIDARSWRELQSALRSSASNLKQDLYAIIQASPASQRPELRRLYSDLFNSVTRLDYAARDKDELQVQEYYSNIITSLEEIFSKIM
- the LOC102711878 gene encoding uncharacterized protein LOC102711878 isoform X3 — protein: MADDPSLNFGEIPQSFCSQQVVSFQPSATTSGSGVMPVYLDCSSGMDSNTVMLNTTPSVVVSTSSSNTIADPGQNLKYGGPLAADWTHLELDVLKDGLQKYVNEQGIMKYIKIAASLPTKTVRDVAMKCQWLGKRENSRRRKSEEHHVGRKVKERKGKIAEPSLWGTNHPVQTDTRVSSFVPHNAIQNSQFQTGATEIDRAMQQLLVQNDRLLNQIEANMLACQPQNNMELFHRARRNINGLLQTMNQMPGIMSKMPPLPVSVNENLASFVLPGLTMPQFLGGSHLKEEPRW
- the LOC102711878 gene encoding uncharacterized protein LOC102711878 isoform X2; the encoded protein is MQMADDPSLNFGEIPQSFCSQQVVSFQPSATTSGSGVMPVYLDCSSGMDSNTVMLNTTPSVVVSTSSSNTIADPGQNLKYGGPLAADWTHLELDVLKDGLQKYVNEQGIMKYIKIAASLPTKTVRDVAMKCQWLGKRENSRRRKSEEHHVGRKVKERKGKIAEPSLWGTNHPVQTDTRVSSFVPHNAIQNSQFQTGATEIDRAMQQLLVQNDRLLNQIEANMLACQPQNNMELFHRARRNINGLLQTMNQMPGIMSKMPPLPVSVNENLASFVLPGLTMPQFLGGSHLKEEPR
- the LOC102711878 gene encoding uncharacterized protein LOC102711878 isoform X1; the protein is MQMADDPSLNFGEIPQSFCSQQVVSFQPSATTSGSGVMPVYLDCSSGMDSNTVMLNTTPSVVVSTSSSNTIADPGQNLKYGGPLAADWTHLELDVLKDGLQKYVNEQGIMKYIKIAASLPTKTVRDVAMKCQWLGKRENSRRRKSEEHHVGRKVKERKGKIAEPSLWGTNHPVQTDTRVSSFVPHNAIQNSQFQTGATEIDRAMQQLLVQNDRLLNQIEANMLACQPQNNMELFHRARRNINGLLQTMNQMPGIMSKMPPLPVSVNENLASFVLPGLTMPQFLGGSHLKEEPRW